The following coding sequences lie in one Apium graveolens cultivar Ventura chromosome 3, ASM990537v1, whole genome shotgun sequence genomic window:
- the LOC141712471 gene encoding putative LRR receptor-like serine/threonine-protein kinase At2g24230, with product MGVGHMCLILLVTLFFRPFMCQQPNTDGYFLLEFLKNVGAKSSQVHNFSNHVCSWQGVFCDTEQEYVVKLVASGFGLSGLISDDTIGKLKSLQYLDLSSNNITNLPSDFWSLGSLKILNLSFNQISGNLPSNIGNFGLLESLDISYNNFSGNIPEGISSLASLQVFNLQQNRFQSSIPKGILNCKSTVFMDFSGNQLNGSLPEGFASAFPRLKSLNLAGNEIHGRGSDFLGMVSVTFLNISCNLFQGSVVDIFAGPLEVIDLSHNQFQGHISQVNFSSRFNWSYLVYLDLSENQLSGMFSEKMNEAQNLEYLNLAYNRFSEQKFLQIDGFPNLEYLNLSATNIIGLIPVEIQLLSNLRAIDLSKNHLRGQLPPLSTKRLQTFVVSYNNLTGSIPLSILEKLPWMDRFNFSYNRLTSCADRFSGELKTAFIGLLSSCPIAANPSLYKRETATHRGLELSLVLALLLVCLLVGLLTFAFGCRRKTRMWAMKQHSCNEEQDISGPFSFQTNSTTWVADVQLATSVPVVMFEKPLLNFTFADLLSATSGFDSSTLLAEGRFGPVYRGFLQGGIHVAVKVLVHESTMTDHEAVRELEYLGRVRHRNLVPLIGYCLAGEQRIAIYDYMENGNLQNLLHDLPPGVQTTEIWSGDACKDDDNGEIQNVGSEELLTTWRLRYKIALGTARALAFLHHGCSPPIVHRDVNSSSVYLDMNLEPRLSDFGLAKIFGRGLENEIAHGTPGYVPPELLEPETDVYGFGIILFELVTGKKPAADAYAEKEATLVSWVRGLVKKNEGSRAVDPKIRGVGPESHFEEALKIGYLCTADLPSKRPSMQQVVGLLKDIAT from the coding sequence ATGGGTGTCGGTCATATGTGTTTGATTCTGCTAGTAACATTGTTCTTCAGGCCATTTATGTGTCAGCAGCCTAATACAGATGGGTACTTTCTCCTTGAATTCTTGAAAAATGTGGGAGCTAAATCATCTCAGGTTCACAACTTTTCCAATCATGTTTGTTCATGGCAAGGTGTATTTTGTGATACGGAACAAGAATATGTTGTTAAGCTTGTAGCTTCTGGTTTTGGTCTATCAGGTTTGATATCTGATGATACTATTGGCAAGCTCAAAAGCCTTCAATATTTGGATTTAAGCAGTAATAATATCACTAATCTGCCGTCTGATTTCTGGAGTCTAGGGTCGCTCAAGATCCTCAACCTCTCATTTAATCAAATCTCCGGGAACCTCCCAAGCAACATTGGCAACTTCGGTCTACTTGAAAGCTTGGACATTTCTTACAATAATTTTTCAGGGAACATACCTGAAGGTATCAGTTCCCTTGCTAGTTTGCAAGTTTTTAACCTTCAACAAAATAGGTTTCAGTCAAGCATTCCTAAAGGGATCCTGAATTGTAAGTCTACTGTTTTCATGGATTTTTCCGGGAATCAGCTGAATGGTTCTCTTCCTGAAGGTTTTGCTTCTGCATTTCCTAGGCTCAAGTCTTTGAACCTGGCTGGGAATGAAATTCATGGGCGCGGTTCAGATTTTTTAGGCATGGTATCTGTCACCTTTCTCAACATTTCATGCAATCTTTTTCAGGGTTCCGTGGTTGATATATTTGCGGGGCCACTTGAGGTGATTGATTTAAGCCACAATCAGTTTCAAGGTCACATATCTCAGGTAAATTTCAGTTCTAGGTTCAATTGGTCTTATCTAGTATATCTGGACTTGTCTGAAAATCAACTAAGTGGAATGTTTTCTGAGAAGATGAACGAAGCCCAGAATCTTGAGTACCTAAATCTTGCATACAATAGGTTCTCAGAACAAAAGTTTTTGCAAATTGACGGTTTCCCTAATTTAGAATATTTGAACTTGTCGGCAACTAATATTATAGGCCTTATACCTGTTGAAATCCAATTGTTAAGTAATTTGAGAGCTATTGATCTTTCCAAAAACCATCTCCGCGGTCAACTTCCACCTTTGAGCACAAAAAGACTCCAGACGTTTGTTGTCTCGTACAACAACCTAACTGGGAGCATCCCTTTATCTATCCTAGAGAAATTGCCTTGGATGGACAGGTTTAACTTCTCATACAATAGATTAACTAGTTGTGCTGATCGATTTTCTGGCGAACTGAAAACAGCTTTTATTGGGTTGTTGAGCAGCTGTCCAATTGCTGCAAATCCAAGTCTCTACAAAAGAGAAACTGCAACCCATAGGGGGCTTGAGCTCTCTCTAGTTTTAGCCCTCTTATTGGTCTGTTTACTCGTGGGGTTGCTGACTTTTGCCTTTGGTTGCAGAAGAAAAACTAGAATGTGGGCCATGAAGCAACATTCTTGCAACGAAGAGCAAGATATATCAGGCCCTTTCTCGTTTCAGACCAACTCCACCACTTGGGTAGCTGATGTTCAACTTGCAACTTCAGTCCCAGTAGTGATGTTTGAGAAGCCATTGTTAAATTTTACATTTGCAGACCTCTTGTCCGCAACTTCAGGCTTTGATAGCAGTACACTGTTGGCCGAGGGGAGGTTTGGACCTGTTTATAGAGGGTTTTTACAAGGCGGGATTCATGTAGCAGTCAAAGTTTTAGTCCACGAATCTACAATGACAGATCATGAAGCTGTAAGAGAGCTTGAATATCTTGGTAGAGTTAGACACCGCAATCTTGTTCCACTGATTGGATACTGCTTAGCAGGTGAACAAAGGATTGCCATTTATGATTATATGGAGAATGGTAACTTACAAAATTTGCTTCATGACCTGCCACCTGGGGTTCAAACTACAGAAATTTGGAGTGGGGACGCCTGCAAAGACGATGATAACGGTGAGATCCAGAATGTTGGGTCTGAAGAGTTGTTAACAACATGGAGATTAAGATACAAAATTGCACTTGGGACTGCGAGAGCACTGGCATTTCTCCACCATGGATGCTCTCCTCCTATAGTTCACAGGGATGTTAATTCTAGCAGTGTTTATCTTGATATGAACTTGGAACCAAGATTGTCTGATTTTGGATTGGCAAAGATATTTGGGCGTGGTCTCGAGAATGAGATTGCTCATGGAACGCCAGGCTATGTGCCACCGGAGTTACTTGAGCCAGAAACTGACGTTTATGGGTTTGGGATTATTCTCTTTGAGTTGGTTACAGGGAAAAAACCAGCTGCAGATGCGTATGCAGAGAAAGAAGCAACTTTGGTCAGTTGGGTGAGAGGATTAGTGAAGAAAAACGAGGGTTCAAGAGCTGTTGACCCTAAAATCCGTGGAGTAGGACCTGAATCTCACTTTGAGGAAGCCTTAAAGATCGGATACTTATGCACTGCTGATCTTCCCTCTAAGCGACCAAGCATGCAACAAGTCGTCGGACTTCTCAAGGACATTGCAACGTAG